Part of the Prevotella communis genome is shown below.
TCGTCCAAATCCTGCAGGTCGCGAGCTTGTGTGGCAGGGTTGCACGATACATATACAATGCGGTCGGGGGCTGCGCGCAGAATAGTCTTCACAACGTCTGGATGCATACCGGCACGTGGGGGGTCGGTGATGATGACATCTGGACGTCCGTGCTCTGCGATAAAATCGTCGGTGAGGATATCCTTCATATCGCCAGCATAGAACAGGGTGTTGCTGATGCCATTTATCTCGGAGTTGATTTTTGCATCCTCGATAGCCTCTGGCACATACTCGATACCAATCACCTGCTTGGCTTTCTTGGCAACGAAGTTGGCAATGGTTCCTGTGCCGGTGTAGAGGTCGTAGACCATCTCGTTGCCTGTCAATCCTGCGAACTCACGTGCTACACTGTAAAGGTGGTAGGCCTGCTCGGTGTTGGTCTGATAGAATGACTTTGGACCTACTTTGAACTTCAGGTCTTCCATGAGCTCAAAGATATGGTCTGTACCCTTGAACACGAGGATGTCCTGATCGCCAATGGTGTCATTGCACTTTTGGTTGTCGAGGTAGAGTAAGGACGTGATCTGTGGGAAGGTGTCGGCTACGTGTTGCAACAGGTCGAGTGCTTCTTTTTCGCCGCCCGTCTCATCATAGTGGAACTGGATAATCACCATCAACTCACCACTGGCGCTATTGCGGATAATGATGTCACGCAACAGACCAACCTGAGCGCGCAGGTCGAAGAACGATATGCCGTGCTCCATGGCGTAGTCGCGGATGTCATTGCGAATCTGATTATGCAGGTCGTCCATCAGCCAGCACTTCTCGATAGGCAGTATCTTATCGAAAGCACCTGTGATATGGAAACCGATGGCGGGCACATCCTTCAGGCTCTGACTCTCATCCTTAGGCAGTGCCGTAATTTCCTCTTTCGTCAGG
Proteins encoded:
- the rlmD gene encoding 23S rRNA (uracil(1939)-C(5))-methyltransferase RlmD → MARSKKPLPLLEGVTIEAVAAEGKCLFHWNDLVVFVPFCVPGDVCDIQIRRKKHSFAEGEVVRFVEYSKVRAVPFCKHFGVCGGCKWQNLPYEEQLKFKQQQVFDQLHRIGKVELPEFRTILGSVKTQEYRNKLDFGCANKRYLTKEEITALPKDESQSLKDVPAIGFHITGAFDKILPIEKCWLMDDLHNQIRNDIRDYAMEHGISFFDLRAQVGLLRDIIIRNSASGELMVIIQFHYDETGGEKEALDLLQHVADTFPQITSLLYLDNQKCNDTIGDQDILVFKGTDHIFELMEDLKFKVGPKSFYQTNTEQAYHLYSVAREFAGLTGNEMVYDLYTGTGTIANFVAKKAKQVIGIEYVPEAIEDAKINSEINGISNTLFYAGDMKDILTDDFIAEHGRPDVIITDPPRAGMHPDVVKTILRAAPDRIVYVSCNPATQARDLQDLDEQYKVIEVQPVDMFPHTPHVENVVLLKKR